One genomic segment of Lysobacter sp. 5GHs7-4 includes these proteins:
- the hflK gene encoding FtsH protease activity modulator HflK translates to MAWNTPGSDNSGGSDPNGRPPRQRKSDGRGLDALLDPLRGLFGGGGGLGGGGILRWVAAIVGLWLVFNCFVLVTEQERGVVLRFGHFSRILQPGPHLKAPWPIERVTKVNATQSNAYSETVPVLTRDGNMVNVEINVQYRIGDPQQYLFGSRESADVLRQAAQSVLREQVGRSDLDTVLSARGALTTVVRARLQESLRAYRTGLTLTELNLPNARPPDEVKDAFDEAQRADADKATSINQAEAYAKKVVPEARGQAAQVRTEAEGYKTAVIARSQGDAARFSLLVDQYKSAPDVTRKRLWLETVQQVMSENRKIVGGDSRQMLYVPLPERRGGASAPLLTPELLAPTIATPSSELGNDTLSRPARSKRPDGREEPAQ, encoded by the coding sequence ATGGCCTGGAACACCCCTGGCAGTGACAATTCCGGTGGTTCCGACCCCAACGGTCGACCGCCGCGGCAACGCAAATCCGACGGCCGCGGCCTGGACGCCTTGCTCGACCCCTTGCGCGGCCTGTTCGGCGGCGGTGGCGGTCTGGGCGGCGGCGGCATCCTGCGCTGGGTCGCCGCGATCGTCGGCCTGTGGCTGGTGTTCAACTGCTTCGTGCTGGTGACCGAGCAGGAGCGCGGCGTGGTCCTGCGCTTCGGTCATTTCTCGCGCATCCTGCAGCCCGGCCCGCACCTCAAGGCGCCGTGGCCGATCGAGCGCGTGACCAAGGTCAACGCCACCCAGAGCAACGCCTATTCCGAAACCGTGCCGGTGCTGACCCGCGACGGCAACATGGTCAACGTCGAGATCAACGTGCAGTACCGCATCGGCGATCCACAGCAGTACCTGTTCGGTTCGCGCGAATCGGCCGACGTGCTGCGCCAGGCCGCGCAGAGCGTGCTGCGCGAACAGGTCGGACGCTCCGACCTGGACACGGTGCTCAGCGCGCGCGGCGCCCTGACCACGGTGGTGCGCGCGCGTCTGCAGGAATCGCTGCGCGCCTACCGCACCGGCCTGACCCTGACCGAGCTCAATCTGCCCAACGCGCGCCCGCCGGACGAGGTCAAGGACGCGTTCGACGAGGCCCAGCGCGCCGACGCCGACAAGGCCACCTCGATCAACCAGGCCGAGGCCTACGCCAAGAAGGTGGTGCCGGAAGCGCGCGGCCAGGCCGCGCAGGTGCGCACCGAGGCCGAGGGCTACAAGACCGCGGTGATCGCGCGCTCGCAAGGCGACGCGGCGCGCTTCTCGCTGCTGGTCGACCAGTACAAGTCGGCGCCCGACGTGACCCGCAAGCGCCTGTGGCTGGAGACGGTGCAGCAGGTGATGAGCGAGAACCGCAAGATCGTCGGCGGCGATTCGCGCCAGATGCTGTACGTGCCGCTGCCCGAACGCCGCGGCGGCGCCTCGGCGCCGTTGCTGACGCCGGAACTGCTGGCCCCCACGATCGCGACGCCGTCGTCCGAACTGGGTAACGACACCCTGTCGCGCCCGGCGCGCAGCAAGCGCCCGGATGGCCGCGAGGAGCCCGCACAATGA
- the hflX gene encoding ribosome rescue GTPase HflX, with translation MFERSRKGEHALLIQPHAGGPPDEGLLEEFADLAKSAGATVAAVLTARIDRPNAAMLIGSGKLAEVKAAADATGADLILVNHPLSPGQERNLERALERRVVDRTGLILDIFSQRAQSAEGKLQVELAQLKHMATRLVRGWTHLERQRGGSIGLRGPGETQLETDRRLLQKRLEQLQKRLDKVEVQRTQMRRARVRSELPRVALVGYTNAGKSTLFNAVTGAEAYAADQLFATLDPTVRRIELSGGGVVLADTVGFVRDLPHELVAAFRSTLSEAREADLLLHVIDAADPLRDERVAQVDSVLREIGAGDLPQLLVFNKIDRLDGVQPRIDRPGEGHTRVWLSAREGRGLDLLRTALAEALELRHVAGQLRVPPQGARLRARLHELGAVRGERADEHGWELDVDLAVADAQRLFAQPHGEPLRALLESVTPPDDLA, from the coding sequence ATGTTCGAACGTTCACGCAAAGGCGAGCACGCCTTACTGATCCAGCCCCACGCCGGCGGTCCGCCGGACGAGGGCCTGCTGGAAGAATTCGCCGACCTGGCCAAATCGGCCGGCGCCACCGTGGCCGCGGTGCTGACCGCGCGCATCGACCGCCCCAACGCGGCCATGCTGATCGGCAGCGGCAAGCTGGCCGAGGTCAAGGCCGCGGCCGACGCCACCGGCGCCGACCTGATCCTGGTCAACCATCCGCTGTCGCCCGGCCAGGAACGCAACCTGGAACGCGCGCTGGAACGGCGCGTGGTCGACCGCACCGGCCTGATCCTGGACATCTTCTCGCAGCGCGCGCAGAGCGCCGAGGGCAAGCTGCAGGTCGAGCTGGCCCAGCTCAAGCACATGGCCACGAGGCTGGTGCGCGGCTGGACCCACCTGGAGCGCCAGCGCGGCGGTTCGATCGGCCTGCGCGGCCCCGGCGAAACCCAGCTGGAAACCGACCGTCGCCTGCTGCAAAAGCGCCTGGAGCAGTTGCAGAAGCGACTCGACAAGGTCGAGGTGCAGCGCACCCAGATGCGCCGTGCGCGCGTGCGCAGCGAGCTGCCGCGCGTGGCCCTGGTCGGCTACACCAACGCCGGCAAGTCGACCCTGTTCAATGCGGTGACCGGCGCCGAGGCCTACGCCGCCGACCAGTTGTTCGCCACCCTGGACCCGACCGTGCGCCGCATCGAGCTGTCCGGCGGCGGGGTGGTGCTGGCCGACACGGTCGGCTTCGTGCGCGACCTGCCGCACGAACTGGTGGCCGCGTTCCGCTCGACCCTGTCGGAGGCGCGCGAGGCCGACCTGCTGCTGCACGTGATCGACGCCGCCGACCCGCTGCGCGACGAACGCGTGGCGCAGGTCGATTCGGTGCTGCGTGAGATCGGCGCCGGCGACCTGCCGCAGCTGCTGGTGTTCAACAAGATCGACCGCCTCGACGGCGTGCAGCCGCGCATCGACCGTCCGGGCGAGGGCCATACCCGGGTCTGGCTGTCGGCGCGCGAGGGCCGCGGGCTGGACCTGCTGCGCACGGCGCTGGCCGAAGCGCTGGAGCTGCGCCATGTCGCCGGCCAGCTGCGGGTGCCGCCGCAGGGCGCGCGCCTGCGCGCCCGCCTGCACGAGCTGGGCGCGGTGCGCGGCGAGCGCGCGGACGAGCACGGCTGGGAGCTGGACGTGGACCTGGCCGTCGCCGACGCCCAGCGTTTGTTCGCCCAGCCGCACGGCGAACCGCTGCGGGCTTTGCTCGAATCGGTGACCCCGCCGGACGACCTTGCTTGA
- the hfq gene encoding RNA chaperone Hfq, giving the protein MSKGQSLQDPFLNALRRERVPVSVYLVNGIKLQGTIESFDQFVVLLRNTVSQMVYKHAISTVVPARNVRVGPGGGYVQSSEGGSAEGDDENE; this is encoded by the coding sequence ATGTCCAAGGGGCAATCCTTACAGGATCCTTTCCTGAATGCGCTGCGGCGCGAACGCGTGCCGGTTTCGGTCTACCTGGTCAACGGCATCAAGCTGCAGGGCACGATCGAGTCCTTCGACCAGTTCGTGGTCCTGTTGCGCAACACCGTGAGCCAGATGGTCTACAAGCACGCGATCTCGACCGTGGTGCCCGCGCGCAACGTGCGCGTCGGACCGGGCGGCGGCTACGTGCAGTCCAGCGAAGGCGGCTCGGCCGAAGGCGACGACGAGAACGAGTGA